One window of the Sparus aurata chromosome 7, fSpaAur1.1, whole genome shotgun sequence genome contains the following:
- the slc35h1 gene encoding solute carrier family 35 member C2, protein MACPVQFICRSIRTVGLVLLYYVFSIGITFYNKWLMKGFHYPLFMTLVHLTANFCLSALTRRAMQCWTGKPRVILSWKDYLHKVAPTAIATALDIGLSNWSFLFITISLYTMTKSTAVLFILFFSLVFKLEEPNPFLILVVLLISCGLFMFTFESTQFNLEGFIMVLLASFIGGIRWTLTQVLMQKAELGLQNPIDAIYHLQPLMFLGLFPLFLYNEGLSLSTSDKLFRVTELSPLLYSLLTLSIGGSLAFGLGFSEFLLVSRTSSLTLSISGIFKEVCTLLLAASLMGDKMSALNWLGFAVCVCGISLHVGLKTYYSKNKGPSLRQLNSKSPELELPLLQQNGDNREDSAADDYNDEDEEQEITHH, encoded by the exons ATGGCGTGCCCTGTCCAGTTCATTTGCAGGAGCATTCGCACTGTTGGACTAGTTCTCCTTTACTACGTCTTCTCAATAGGCATCACCTTCTATAACAAATGGCTTATGAAG GGCTTCCACTATCCCCTCTTCATGACTTTAGTCCACCTCACCGCCAACTTCTGCCTTTCGGCTCTGACACGACGGGCCATGCAGTGTTGGACGGGCAAACCCCGCGTCATTCTGTCCTGGAAAGATTACCTCCATAAAGTGGCTCCAACAG CCATAGCAACAGCATTGGATATTGGACTTTCCAACTGGAGCTTCCTTTTCATCACTATTAGCTT GTACACCATGACCAAGTCGACAGCTGTGCTCTTtatcctctttttctccctggTCTTCAAACTGGAGGAGCCG AATCCATTCCTGATCCTGGTGGTCCTGCTGATCTCTTGTGGTCtgtttatgtttacatttgagTCAACCCAGTTTAACCTGGAGGGCTTCATCATGGTGCTGCTGGCATCCTTCATAGGGGGGATCCGCTGGACCCTCACCCAGGTCCTCATGCAGAAAGCAGAGCTTG GCCTTCAGAACCCTATAGACGCCATATACCATCTCCAACCTCTCATGTTCCTTGGCCTCTTTCCCCTCTTCCTGTATAACGAAG GACTGAGCCTCAGCACCTCAGATAAGTTAttccgggtgacagagctctcaCCTCTCCTGTATTCACTCCTCACACTGAGTATTGGCGGCTCACTGGCCTTTGGTTTGGGCTTCTCAGAGTTCCTGCTAGTCTCCCGCACCTCCAGCCTCACTTTATCCATATCAGGGATCTTTAAG GAGGTGTGTACTTTGCTTTTGGCAGCATCTCTGATGGGAGACAAAATGAGCGCACTTAATTGGCTGGGattcgctgtgtgtgtgtgcggcatTTCATTACATGTGGGACTCAAGACATATTATTCAAAAA ATAAGGGCCCATCTTTAAGGCAGCTCAACAGTAAAAGTCCGGAGCTTGAGTTGCCATTACTGCAGCAGAACGGAGACAACAGAGAGGACTCGGCAGCTGATGATTAcaatgatgaagatgaggaacAAGAAATCACTCACCACTGA